The Luteitalea sp. genomic sequence ACTGGACTGTCCGCAACTCGACGACTCGCCAGCCGCGCGCCCGCTCAGCAGATTTCTTTTTGCGCCGCGGACGCTTGACCACCGCTCGACCACTCGTCACGGCACCGCTCAGCGGTAACATCGGTCAGACATGGCTGGTATCCAGAGGAGACGATGGCGACACGACCAACGACCGATGACACGATGTTCGAATCCGTCAGAATCGGCCCGGACGATCCGCGGTATCTCGCCGTGGTCGATAAGCGTTTCAACAAGCGGTTCAGCGCGCGCCCGGACTACGTCCGGCTCGTCACCTCGACCGATCAGGTGGTATCGGCGGTAGAAGAGGCGGTGAGGGAGGAACGGCGGCTCGTCGTGACGAGTGGCGGGCATTGTCTCGAAGGATTCGTGTCGGATCCAGAGGTGCGGGTGATCATCGATATCTCGCCGATGAAGCGCGTGTACTACGACGCGGAGCGACGCGCCGTGGCGGTCGAGGCCGGCGCCACCGTGGGCGAGACGTTCCGGGCGCTGTTCGAGACCTGGGAAGTCGTGATCCCGCTCGGCGAATATCCGGCGATCGGCATGGGCGGGCATGTGGCCGGTGGCGCCATCGGCTTCCTCTGCCGCCAACTCGGTCTCGCAGCGGACTCTCTGTATGCCGTCGAGGTGGTGATCGTGGACACACACGGACGGGCGCGCCGCGTGGTCGCGAGCCGGGAGGCGTCCGACCCGCATCGCGACCTCTGGTGGGCGCACACCGGCGGCGGCGCTGGCAACTTCGGCATCGTCACGCGCTACTGCTTCCGATCGCCCGGCGCATCCGGCGACGATCCCGCCACGCTGTTGCCGCGCGCACCGGAGTCGATCACGACCTTCACGGCGGAATGGGACTGGAGCGAGATCGACCAGTCGTCCTTCCTGCGACTCCTCAGGAACCACGGGATGTGGTGCGAGCGGAACAGCGACGCCGATTCCCCGTACGCTTCTCTCTGGACCCTCTTCGAGATCCATCGTCAGGAGTTCGGGAAGATCATCAGCCGCGGTCTGAGCACCGCCGGCGCTGCCGCCGAGCGGCAGGTGGATGACCATCTGGCGGCGCTGAGCGAAGGGGTCAGTGCACCGAATGGCCGAGAGCTGGCACGAATGTCCTGGCTCGAGTTCGCCCTGAACCCATTTCCCGATTTGTTCGGCGCGCCACCAGGCGGGGTGAGCGCCAAGGTGAAGGACGCGCTCCTCAAGAGACGGCTCACCGATCGCCAGATTGGTGTGGCCTACGATTACCTGACCAGCACCGAGCACGACGTCATGGGC encodes the following:
- a CDS encoding FAD-binding protein, whose amino-acid sequence is MATRPTTDDTMFESVRIGPDDPRYLAVVDKRFNKRFSARPDYVRLVTSTDQVVSAVEEAVREERRLVVTSGGHCLEGFVSDPEVRVIIDISPMKRVYYDAERRAVAVEAGATVGETFRALFETWEVVIPLGEYPAIGMGGHVAGGAIGFLCRQLGLAADSLYAVEVVIVDTHGRARRVVASREASDPHRDLWWAHTGGGAGNFGIVTRYCFRSPGASGDDPATLLPRAPESITTFTAEWDWSEIDQSSFLRLLRNHGMWCERNSDADSPYASLWTLFEIHRQEFGKIISRGLSTAGAAAERQVDDHLAALSEGVSAPNGRELARMSWLEFALNPFPDLFGAPPGGVSAKVKDALLKRRLTDRQIGVAYDYLTSTEHDVMGGMLGLATYGGRINTVPSDATASAQRDSILDIACTTGWLDPREEAKNLTWVRAFYRDLFAESGGVPVPGEAYDGAFINHPDADLADPALNTSGVPWHTLYYKANYPRLQRIKARWDPRDVFRHALSIRVG